One Aegilops tauschii subsp. strangulata cultivar AL8/78 chromosome 2, Aet v6.0, whole genome shotgun sequence genomic window, CTGACTTATATTACCAACCACATATTTACATATTTACACAGGAAGGGGTGGGGTCAAGGCCCCCAGCCAAAATAAAAACAGAGCAAAACCTAATGTAAAAGGAAGTGGGGGAGAAAACAAAAGGCTCAAATGGAATCAACAAAATAGGCGATGAAAGGCACAAGGCTCTGCTTGCTTCTATGCCGCTACTTTCAAGCAGTATTTATTTCCCTAAGCTGGTAGGATGAAAACCGAAAGAGATGTATTTAAAATCTTTTCAAGTTGATGCTCACAGGCGTTTCAATCTCTTAAGAAATATTTATCATGAATTCTGACTCTTGTAAATACCTTCTTAAGCTGATGCTCGGAGATGTGTCAGCCGTAAGCACATTGGCAACAAAAGGTTCTTCAATGAATAATTTCTAAGGCCAAATACTAATGGTAGCTTGTACGCCAAAGCCTCGCTTATGTAGCATGTACAGTTATCCCTACACAAGAGAACCACCAGATTTGTGATCTCTGTCAAGCAATAAAGGGAACAATACAGAAAACAACCTTTGACGTCATTGCAAATGCTGCCATTAAATCAAGTGTAGGCATCCCTATCCAACTTAATGTGGTACTCCCTCCGATTCATATTAattgtcgctgatttagtacaatTTTGGAAATcagcgacaattaatatggatcggagggagtagttctTTGGAGGAAGCTCTTAGCAGATTTACTGCTCTCTTCTGTAAGTTACAAAACCTGAACTTGTAACGATGTACAGGACCCACTAGTCATCACACAAACTCTGGAAGTCAATCAATAACAAAATGATATATCAATTACTTACAAAGTAGGGACCATAGAATATCTAAATTAACTTGTTTTTTGTCCTTACATTTTATTAGCATGGGTTAGATATAGTGCAAATAACAAATAGGGTGCTAGGTCAGAAGCCTCTGAATCAGCATCGAACAGGACATCAAATGGATTTAGTGAAACTTGATAACCTGAAATATGCCTGGCGTAAATCAAAGGTCATGTAACAGACCTCAAATGACATCAGAGAGGACAAAGGACAGACCCAGTCATAGAAGCTCCCACACAAGGTGGGGTCTGGGGAGGGATTATAGGAACCTAGTCTTACCCCTGCAAAGTGCAATGCAGAGAGGCTGGTTCGAACCTAGGACCTCTTGGCACAAGTGGGGAGGACTTCACCACTGCGCCAGGCCTGAGGAACATTACAAAATAATATACTCCCtttgtaaactaatataagacgttttagggcattttagaatacccaaaaacgtcttacattagtttacagaggaataccaaatggagaacAAAATACTGAAGCCATAGCTGTGAAGGAGCAGCATGTTTGATAAACAACTATTCTAGTTTGTCATGGAGGAGCCCTGAATGGTCATATATAAAAATTTACACATATAAACAACAATTATAGTTTTTCATGGAGGAACCCTGAACGGCCATATAAAAGCATATAAAGCATTTGAGTGACCATCACTACAGCAAGCAGAAGGTAGACTCAACAGGGCGTACTTTGTAGCCTCATTGAACAAATGAAAAGAACAAATGATGAGAAAACTATTCAGTGACCAGTTTGACCACGACTGCACACATCTACATGACATGTTTTTGAAACATATCCTAAACGGAAAATGGATAAAATTACAAGATTCGTCAAAAGTACAGGAAGTATCAGGCAGACACAGTTTTTTTTAGTGCTGCACAGAAGAAACCTCAGGTTATTTGGTAATAAAATGGGGACCAGTGTGTTGGTGTTATTTGTAAAATATCAAATGCTGTCCTCCTTGTCATGCTGGAGCAAAGCCTAGAATGGAAGATTACTATAACTTGTGAGTTGAAAGCTCACAAAAGAGTATAATTGTCCTAACATAGGAGCAAAGCTCCAGGGAAAATTAATTTTCAATATTAAAGCTATAACAGAACATTTGCTATGGCGAATTGAAAGAAATATGAATGATTGTGTTTAAAGCCTGCAAGGGTAGGTTTTACCCATGAATTGCCAGTACAATTTATGTTCAAATGCAAGATATTTTAAATAAAGTGTAGGGGATGGACTGTTCCAGAACACTTTCCAGGGTTCATCACTGTTGGAGTGGAAAGAATGACAAGATTCACGTATAAGGAGCTGGAACCACAATGTGCATCAGCTGGTACAGTTCTCAATAATTACACTGGTAGTACGAAGTAAGTGGCATAGCAGACTTCTTCACGCACTGAATTCAGCAAGTGTTGAGGTGACAAGAAATCCACTTGCCATGTCTATTTCTGTAAGAACAAATCTTGCATCCACTTCCTATGTATATCTTTGGTGGACCACAGAAAAATATGTGGCTCACCATCTACAATATACAGCTTTGTTGGCGCCGCAGTCTATTCAGTTAACCAAGGACTTGCATCTGCTTCCATTTCTTATGCACATATCAGATGGTAGTGTTGATATTACATTCAATGGAGCCAGCAGCATGACATTATTGACTTGAATGGCAAAGCTATCAAGATGGTCCTGACATAGATCTTTAGTGTTGCAGTGCCACTACTGACAAGCAATAATTTGCTACATGAATAGAATACCACTGGTAGATGACTACCATTCTCCAATTCAGCCCTACATCACCAAAAGTCCCCACAAGAACATGAGCCATCCTTAAAATGGTGAAATCTATTGGCATCTCTGACAATGAATAGACGTTCAGTAATATGGGCTACAACCTTCATGAATGAATGACAGTCCCCACATATCCTAAGGTTCTTGTGTATTATAATTGGTATATTAGGAGGCAAGCTGATTAACCCAAAAGCAAGAGCTAACTTCTCACTATGGTGTTTAAGCAGCTCCTCTTTTTGGTCGTCATGAACATCATGCAGATCACATTCTATTTTGGTCATGTGAGCAAATTTTCTCACATCATGATAAATTTCCTCCAACTTATTGTAGATATCAGTGATTGCTGGGTGCTTTCTCTCTCCAACAACGAAGACATGAATTTTGCCCTTTGCTTCAATCCAACTCCTGCCCATTTCTTTCTTCGCACCACTATCCTTCAAATATTTCCTTGCCATCAGAACATTCTCCCAGTTCCCGCTGGCAGCATATACATTTGAGAGCAAAACATGGTTCCCTCCATTGTCAGGCTCAAGTTGGAAAAGCTGTTCCGCAGCTATTCTGGCTAAGCCACTATTGTTGTAATTCCTGCATGACCCTAGCAAAGATCCCCACATAGAAGCAGTTGGTTCAAATGGCATTTTGTGAAGCAATTCCCAGGCCTCATCAGTCTTCCCAGATCGACCCAGAACATCAACCATGCAAGAATAGTGAAGGACATTAGGTTCAACAGTCCGATCAGACATTAGTAGGTTAAAGTAGTGACGACCCTCTTCAACTAAACCTGCATGACTGCACACTGACAACATGGAGAGATAGGTAACTTCGTTCGGAAAAATACCTAACTGGTGCATTTTCTCAAAGAGTATCATAGATTCCCAAGAACGGGCATGCCTCGAAAAACCAGCAATCATTGCATTCCATATGACAACATTCTTCTGTTCCATATAAGCAAATAGTGCATAAGAATTTTCAATCTGGCCACACCTTGCATACACATCCACAAGAGATGCTGCCACAAAGAAGTTCCCATGAAAACCACATTTCACAATAACTGCATGCAGTTGTGTCCCTTCAATTTTCAATGCTAAGCTTGCACATGCGCTAATGATAGCAGAAAGAGTGAATTCAGTCAATTTTACTCCTTCCCTTTGGGCATTCCGAAATAAACATAATGCTTCTTCGTGAAGGCCATTCTGCACATATCCTGCGAACAATGAACTCCATGTAACTAAAGTTTTATCAGGCATCTTCTCAAAAACCCAGCAGGCATCCTTAATCATATTACATTTTGCATAAACATCTAGAATTGCTGTCCCAACAAAGCTGTTTGAGTCCAATGCAAGCTTGATTGCAATAGCGTGTAATTGCTTGCATTCATTGATAGCATATTTTGCAGCACATGCACAGATTGTGCTGGATAAAGTAAATTTAGTCAGCTGTCTCCCTTCTCGCTGCATCCTTTGAAAAAGCTTCAGCGCTTCTACATCCTCTCCACTCTGAGTA contains:
- the LOC109780993 gene encoding pentatricopeptide repeat-containing protein At5g04780, mitochondrial isoform X1, whose protein sequence is MFALHELLQLCAKRRSLLVGKSCHGLAIHFGMVTDTVTCNILINLYTKCGRNDCARHVFDAMITRSIVSWNTMIAGYTQSGEDVEALKLFQRMQREGRQLTKFTLSSTICACAAKYAINECKQLHAIAIKLALDSNSFVGTAILDVYAKCNMIKDACWVFEKMPDKTLVTWSSLFAGYVQNGLHEEALCLFRNAQREGVKLTEFTLSAIISACASLALKIEGTQLHAVIVKCGFHGNFFVAASLVDVYARCGQIENSYALFAYMEQKNVVIWNAMIAGFSRHARSWESMILFEKMHQLGIFPNEVTYLSMLSVCSHAGLVEEGRHYFNLLMSDRTVEPNVLHYSCMVDVLGRSGKTDEAWELLHKMPFEPTASMWGSLLGSCRNYNNSGLARIAAEQLFQLEPDNGGNHVLLSNVYAASGNWENVLMARKYLKDSGAKKEMGRSWIEAKGKIHVFVVGERKHPAITDIYNKLEEIYHDVRKFAHMTKIECDLHDVHDDQKEELLKHHSEKLALAFGLISLPPNIPIIIHKNLRICGDCHSFMKVVAHITERLFIVRDANRFHHFKDGSCSCGDFW